In Candidatus Aminicenantes bacterium, a single genomic region encodes these proteins:
- a CDS encoding DUF1116 domain-containing protein — MKKILNEELRIVNIGLESFSEALAEKNVGHVQVDWRPPFSVAESAQRALAAGLAARRKANARAVAKILAAQPVLLGLKPAAAAIPGMKKNMILHAGPPVLWKNMCGPMLGGVIGAILYEGWAKTPAAARKLAAAGEIEFSPCHGHQTVGPMAGIVSPSMPVFLVKNETAGNMAFCTMNEGLGKVLRYGAFDPEVIQRLRWLGKILAPSLDEALRLNGPLDLKMIIAQALHMGDELHNRNRAATSLLYRALAPAVIRSAATPETAAAILQFINGNDHFFLNLSMAASKASLDAARAIDNSSLVVAMARNGREFGIQLAGTGDEWFCGPAPVPDALFFPGFSKADANPDIGDSAITETNGLGGFAIAAAPAIVQFVGGSSADASRTTRKMYEITVAENNVYRIPYLDFRGTPTGIDVVKVIDSGILPFIDTGVAHKKAGLGQVGAGVLSAPAEPFLKAYAALAARCNPKEKKR, encoded by the coding sequence ATGAAAAAAATTCTTAACGAAGAATTGCGCATCGTCAACATCGGGCTGGAATCCTTCAGCGAAGCCCTGGCTGAAAAAAACGTCGGCCATGTCCAGGTCGATTGGCGGCCGCCGTTCTCCGTCGCGGAGAGCGCGCAGCGGGCGCTCGCGGCCGGCCTGGCCGCAAGGCGCAAAGCCAATGCCCGGGCCGTGGCGAAGATCCTGGCGGCCCAACCCGTGCTGCTGGGACTGAAACCGGCGGCGGCCGCGATCCCGGGGATGAAAAAAAACATGATCCTGCACGCCGGTCCGCCGGTCCTTTGGAAAAACATGTGCGGGCCCATGCTGGGCGGCGTCATCGGCGCCATATTATACGAAGGCTGGGCCAAAACTCCGGCCGCGGCCCGGAAACTGGCGGCCGCGGGCGAAATCGAATTCTCTCCCTGCCACGGACACCAGACGGTCGGCCCGATGGCCGGGATCGTTTCGCCCTCCATGCCGGTATTCCTGGTGAAGAACGAGACGGCCGGCAACATGGCGTTCTGCACCATGAACGAAGGCCTGGGCAAGGTCCTGCGCTACGGCGCCTTCGACCCCGAGGTCATCCAGAGGCTGCGCTGGCTGGGAAAGATCCTCGCCCCGAGCCTGGACGAAGCCCTGCGCCTGAACGGCCCGCTCGATCTCAAAATGATCATCGCCCAGGCCCTGCACATGGGCGACGAGTTGCACAACCGCAACCGGGCGGCCACCTCCCTGCTGTACCGGGCCCTGGCGCCCGCCGTCATCCGCAGCGCCGCCACGCCGGAAACCGCCGCCGCCATCCTGCAGTTCATCAACGGCAACGACCATTTTTTCCTGAACCTGTCCATGGCGGCCAGCAAGGCCAGCCTAGATGCCGCCCGCGCCATCGACAACAGCAGCCTGGTGGTGGCCATGGCCCGCAACGGCCGCGAATTCGGCATCCAGCTGGCCGGCACCGGCGACGAATGGTTCTGCGGCCCGGCGCCGGTCCCCGACGCCCTGTTTTTCCCCGGCTTCAGCAAGGCCGACGCCAATCCCGACATCGGCGACTCGGCCATCACCGAAACCAACGGCCTGGGAGGATTCGCCATCGCCGCCGCGCCGGCCATCGTGCAATTCGTCGGCGGCAGCAGCGCCGACGCCAGCCGCACCACCCGGAAAATGTACGAGATCACCGTCGCCGAAAACAACGTTTACCGGATCCCATACCTTGATTTCCGCGGCACGCCGACCGGGATCGATGTCGTGAAAGTGATCGATAGCGGCATTCTGCCGTTCATCGATACCGGCGTGGCCCACAAAAAGGCCGGGCTGGGCCAGGTCGGCGCCGGCGTACTCAGCGCCCCGGCCGAGCCGTTTTTAAAAGCGTACGCGGCCCTGGCCGCCCGTTGCAACCCGAAGGAGAAAAAACGATGA
- a CDS encoding cyclase family protein, whose product MNTEAFLNFMEGVRVFDLTQRLSVHTPPWPSYMPLGIQYFKRIAGAHMGQGANGQIITTSNHVGTHMDGEIHFHASGRSIGAVPIEEWIGPGVVVDISAEVNDYSLYTPEMLTGKADIRKGDILIINTGYHRYAWDQEGSDELRYFVKHPGPGPGFHQWVMDMKIKWIGVDCGSADHPMNTIIRKWHPDLFTEAEKKLQEEFPGRSWDDVFTPAEYYQVMHVKLFPKRIVHAENLAGDIDRLGNQRAWIGCFPLRGIELESSMCRIVALLPPQ is encoded by the coding sequence ATGAACACCGAAGCGTTTCTGAATTTCATGGAGGGGGTAAGGGTCTTCGATCTGACCCAGAGGCTGAGCGTGCACACGCCGCCCTGGCCCAGCTACATGCCGCTGGGCATCCAGTATTTCAAGCGCATCGCCGGCGCCCACATGGGGCAGGGGGCGAACGGACAGATCATCACCACCAGCAATCACGTGGGGACGCACATGGACGGCGAGATCCATTTCCATGCCAGCGGACGCAGCATCGGCGCCGTGCCGATCGAGGAATGGATCGGGCCGGGCGTGGTGGTCGACATCTCCGCCGAAGTCAACGACTACAGCCTTTACACTCCGGAAATGCTGACCGGCAAAGCGGACATCCGAAAAGGCGATATCCTGATCATCAACACCGGCTACCACCGCTATGCCTGGGACCAGGAGGGCTCCGACGAACTGCGTTATTTCGTGAAACACCCGGGGCCGGGGCCGGGTTTCCACCAATGGGTCATGGACATGAAGATCAAGTGGATCGGCGTGGACTGCGGCAGCGCCGACCATCCCATGAACACGATCATCCGCAAGTGGCACCCCGACCTGTTCACGGAAGCCGAAAAAAAGCTGCAGGAGGAATTCCCCGGCCGGAGCTGGGACGACGTGTTCACGCCGGCCGAATACTACCAGGTCATGCACGTCAAACTCTTTCCCAAACGCATCGTCCATGCCGAAAACCTGGCCGGAGACATCGACCGGCTCGGCAACCAGCGGGCCTGGATCGGTTGTTTCCCGCTGCGCGGCATCGAACTCGAATCGTCGATGTGCCGCATCGTGGCCCTGCTGCCGCCGCAATGA
- a CDS encoding xanthine dehydrogenase family protein subunit M produces the protein MPIINEFAYVKPATVAQALKWLARYKKPAILAGGTDLLNSLKDGSIKPDAVIDIKGLDTLHKISFAGKRLYVGALVTFSELIEAEAVRRLFPVLAETARTIGSPGIRNRATMVGNICSAVPCLDSGPLLLAYDAVVTTVGRGGKREIPIVKWFRGPKKTSLKSGEIVSGVIIPLPEGKHAGCFIKLGRYAGEDLAQASVLAMALEGNRFRVAFGSVAPVPFRAKGIEKLLNGKQLDARLFAEAKKLVAAAIAPITDLRATKEYRAHMCRVMLERSLKAALGRLAGGGPAYGERLL, from the coding sequence TTGCCGATCATCAACGAATTCGCGTATGTCAAACCGGCCACAGTGGCCCAGGCGCTGAAATGGCTGGCCCGGTACAAAAAGCCGGCCATTCTCGCCGGCGGCACCGACCTGCTCAACTCTCTCAAGGACGGCTCCATCAAGCCCGATGCCGTGATCGACATCAAGGGGTTGGACACGTTGCACAAAATCTCGTTTGCCGGGAAGCGCTTGTACGTTGGGGCGCTGGTGACCTTTTCCGAGCTGATCGAAGCCGAGGCGGTCAGGCGCCTTTTCCCGGTGCTGGCGGAAACGGCCCGGACAATCGGTTCGCCGGGCATCCGCAACCGGGCCACCATGGTGGGCAACATCTGTTCCGCCGTTCCCTGCCTGGACAGCGGCCCGCTGCTGCTGGCCTACGACGCCGTCGTTACCACGGTCGGCCGGGGCGGCAAAAGGGAGATACCGATCGTCAAGTGGTTCCGCGGGCCCAAAAAAACCTCTCTCAAATCCGGTGAAATCGTCAGCGGCGTGATCATCCCCCTTCCCGAGGGGAAACATGCCGGCTGCTTCATCAAGCTGGGGAGGTACGCAGGCGAAGACCTGGCCCAGGCCAGCGTGCTGGCCATGGCCCTGGAAGGCAACCGTTTCCGCGTCGCCTTCGGTTCGGTGGCTCCGGTCCCGTTCAGGGCCAAGGGAATCGAAAAACTGCTCAACGGCAAACAATTGGACGCCCGGCTTTTCGCCGAAGCCAAAAAACTGGTCGCTGCCGCGATCGCCCCGATCACCGACCTGCGGGCGACCAAGGAATACCGGGCGCACATGTGCCGGGTGATGCTGGAGCGTTCGCTCAAGGCCGCGCTCGGGCGGTTGGCGGGCGGCGGGCCGGCATACGGAGAAAGGCTGCTGTGA
- a CDS encoding (2Fe-2S)-binding protein has product MNQRIEFVLNSEKRSVEPRANQTLLEMLRDTLGVKSPKCGCDRGDCGSCTVMIDGRAVRSCLVLAVEVDGHEVKTLEGLMPGGKFSALQKSFLAHNSFQCGFCTPGVIVAVSELLEKNPHPDRNEIKEALSGNLCRCTGYTPIIEAVVAHAGREE; this is encoded by the coding sequence ATGAACCAACGCATTGAATTTGTTCTAAATAGCGAGAAGAGGAGCGTCGAGCCGCGCGCCAACCAGACCCTGCTCGAGATGCTGCGCGATACGCTGGGGGTCAAGAGCCCGAAGTGCGGCTGCGACCGGGGCGACTGCGGTTCCTGCACCGTCATGATCGACGGCCGCGCGGTGCGGAGCTGCCTGGTGCTGGCCGTGGAGGTGGACGGGCACGAGGTGAAGACGCTGGAAGGGCTGATGCCCGGCGGGAAATTTTCAGCCTTGCAGAAGAGCTTCCTGGCCCATAATTCCTTCCAGTGCGGTTTCTGCACCCCCGGAGTCATCGTGGCGGTCAGCGAATTGCTGGAGAAAAACCCGCACCCCGACCGCAACGAGATCAAAGAGGCCCTGTCCGGCAACCTGTGCCGCTGCACCGGTTACACCCCGATCATCGAGGCCGTCGTTGCCCACGCCGGTAGGGAGGAATAG
- a CDS encoding xanthine dehydrogenase family protein molybdopterin-binding subunit has translation MADYKFIGQPVLRVDGEAKISGAAQFVDDLEFGPNLLYAAIVESTRAHARIDGIDTAKAAAVPGVVKIVSGRDFPFKFGLYMHDRFVFAQDRVRFVGEQVAAVIAREPAAALRAAGLVKVRYSDLPLVLNTEDALRSGAPLIHPGLGEYEHVPWFFPRAGTNIAHFRKIRKGDVDKGFAEADLVFAETYTVPRYAHCAIEPHGAIGLFDHAGRLTVWTASQSPFTQRHLFSEALAPLGLSHHNVRVITPFVGGGFGGKAGVSMEILAAALATSVKGCPVKILWSRAQEFYNTYQRQGVKATVKLGVKKDGTITALEETLHWDAGAYVEYGANVVNAAGLSATGPYRIANVKIDSVCVYTNLPPGGPYRGFGYSEFIFGLESHMNEAAKKLGIDAVAFRRKNAIRPGDTLAYGAAMNPSGLVECIDRVAAEIEWDKKSKSVDPDKAIGKGFALFWKAPAMPPNAASTVFLKFNEDGSLNILASAMEIGQGYQTVMAQIAAEILTVPPAKIRVETPDTDRNPYEWQTVASHITWGCGKAVERAAIDAREQIFDLIVRALGKEREALYLEAEQVKSRREPGWALPLKDFVIAGIVQPDGTYRGGPIVGRGMFMPEFASASSDPETGQGGHPNVHYTVGASGAIIEIDKQTGKIKVLKAVLAVDVGKALNPDLLKGQVTGGFLQGLATVLYEDMRFDDKGRLLNANFSDYKIPTAMDIPQEVVPIFIETPQPDGPFGARGMGEHTMIPAAPIIANAVEDALGVRITSMPISAEKIIEALSGNRQ, from the coding sequence ATGGCGGATTACAAATTCATCGGCCAGCCGGTGCTGCGCGTGGACGGCGAAGCGAAAATTTCCGGCGCCGCCCAGTTCGTCGACGACCTCGAATTCGGCCCGAACCTCTTGTACGCGGCCATCGTGGAAAGCACCCGCGCCCATGCCCGCATCGACGGCATCGACACGGCCAAGGCCGCCGCTGTTCCCGGCGTGGTCAAAATCGTCAGCGGCCGGGATTTTCCCTTCAAATTCGGCTTGTACATGCACGACCGCTTCGTCTTCGCCCAGGACCGGGTGCGCTTCGTCGGCGAGCAGGTGGCCGCGGTCATCGCCCGCGAACCGGCCGCGGCCTTGCGCGCCGCCGGCCTGGTCAAGGTCCGCTACAGCGACCTGCCGTTGGTCTTAAATACCGAAGATGCCTTGAGATCAGGCGCGCCGCTAATCCATCCCGGGCTCGGCGAGTACGAGCACGTGCCCTGGTTCTTCCCCCGGGCGGGGACCAATATCGCCCATTTCCGTAAAATAAGGAAAGGGGACGTGGACAAGGGCTTCGCCGAAGCCGACCTGGTCTTCGCCGAAACATACACGGTTCCCCGCTACGCCCATTGCGCCATCGAGCCGCACGGCGCCATCGGTTTGTTCGACCATGCGGGACGGCTGACGGTCTGGACCGCCTCGCAGTCCCCCTTCACCCAGCGCCACCTGTTCAGCGAGGCCCTGGCGCCCCTGGGCCTGTCCCATCACAATGTTCGCGTCATCACCCCGTTCGTCGGCGGCGGCTTCGGCGGCAAGGCCGGCGTGTCGATGGAGATCCTGGCCGCCGCCCTGGCCACTTCGGTCAAAGGCTGCCCGGTAAAGATTTTATGGTCAAGAGCCCAGGAATTTTACAACACCTACCAGCGCCAGGGGGTCAAGGCGACCGTCAAGCTGGGGGTCAAGAAGGACGGGACGATCACCGCCCTGGAGGAGACCCTGCACTGGGATGCCGGCGCCTACGTCGAATACGGCGCCAACGTGGTCAACGCCGCCGGGCTGTCGGCCACCGGTCCTTACCGCATCGCCAACGTGAAGATCGATTCGGTTTGCGTCTACACCAATCTCCCTCCCGGAGGTCCTTACCGCGGTTTCGGTTACTCGGAATTCATCTTTGGCCTGGAATCGCACATGAACGAGGCGGCCAAGAAGCTGGGCATCGACGCGGTGGCCTTCCGCCGCAAGAACGCCATCCGCCCCGGCGACACCCTGGCCTACGGCGCCGCGATGAACCCCAGCGGCCTGGTCGAATGCATCGACCGCGTGGCCGCGGAAATAGAATGGGATAAAAAAAGCAAAAGCGTTGATCCGGACAAGGCGATCGGCAAGGGCTTCGCCCTCTTCTGGAAGGCTCCGGCCATGCCGCCCAACGCCGCCTCGACGGTCTTCCTTAAATTCAACGAGGACGGCAGCCTGAACATACTGGCCTCGGCCATGGAGATCGGCCAGGGCTACCAGACGGTGATGGCCCAGATCGCCGCCGAGATCCTGACCGTGCCTCCGGCAAAGATCAGGGTGGAAACCCCCGACACCGACCGCAATCCTTACGAATGGCAGACGGTCGCGTCGCATATTACCTGGGGCTGCGGCAAAGCCGTCGAAAGGGCGGCCATCGACGCCCGCGAGCAGATTTTCGACCTGATCGTCCGCGCACTGGGCAAGGAGCGGGAGGCGCTCTACCTTGAGGCCGAGCAGGTGAAATCCAGACGCGAACCCGGCTGGGCCTTGCCGCTCAAGGATTTCGTCATTGCCGGCATCGTGCAGCCGGACGGCACCTACCGCGGCGGGCCGATCGTCGGCCGGGGCATGTTCATGCCCGAGTTCGCTTCGGCATCGAGCGATCCGGAGACCGGCCAGGGCGGCCATCCCAACGTGCATTACACCGTCGGCGCCAGCGGCGCCATTATCGAGATCGACAAGCAGACCGGCAAGATCAAGGTGCTCAAGGCGGTGCTGGCCGTCGACGTGGGCAAGGCGCTGAATCCCGACCTGTTGAAAGGGCAGGTCACGGGCGGATTTCTGCAGGGCCTGGCCACGGTCTTGTACGAGGACATGCGTTTCGACGACAAGGGCAGGCTGCTGAATGCCAATTTTTCCGACTACAAGATCCCGACCGCCATGGACATTCCGCAAGAAGTCGTGCCGATTTTCATCGAGACTCCCCAACCCGACGGTCCGTTCGGGGCCAGGGGCATGGGCGAGCACACCATGATCCCGGCGGCGCCGATCATCGCCAACGCCGTAGAGGATGCTCTGGGCGTGCGCATCACCTCCATGCCCATCAGCGCCGAAAAAATCATCGAGGCTCTATCGGGGAACCGGCAGTAG
- the menC gene encoding o-succinylbenzoate synthase produces MPETETSPNWLENDPIGAIDRIELLTVRLPFVTPFGTSVAVWNCKEALLVRMEDDGIVAWGECVADPDPYYASETTATARHILKEFLLPELKPELSLGELLRRCARVRGHEMAKAALENALLDLLAKRRGLPLHELLGFPARRIMSGISIGIEETVEKLLEKVAEAVDSGYHRVKMKIQQGKDVEWVEAVRRRFLDLALMADANGDYTLADAARLARLDGFGLTMIEQPLSYHDIYQHSLLQAKLRTALCLDESIHDCADAEAAIALKSCRVINIKQGRVGGILEAVKMARLCVASGIPAWSGGMDETGIGRALNIQLQTAPGFTLPGDTSETSRYFHEDIVEPGVTLAADGFIEIPPGPGSGIEVMTKRLERYLLNREPIVST; encoded by the coding sequence ATGCCCGAAACCGAAACATCCCCAAATTGGTTGGAAAACGATCCGATCGGCGCCATAGACAGGATCGAACTGCTGACCGTGCGCCTGCCTTTCGTGACCCCGTTCGGCACCAGCGTCGCCGTCTGGAACTGCAAAGAAGCGCTGCTGGTCAGGATGGAGGACGACGGCATCGTGGCCTGGGGCGAATGCGTAGCCGATCCCGACCCCTATTACGCCAGCGAAACGACCGCGACCGCCCGCCATATCCTGAAGGAATTTCTCCTGCCCGAGCTGAAGCCGGAGCTCAGCCTGGGCGAACTGCTGCGCCGCTGCGCCCGCGTGCGCGGACACGAGATGGCCAAGGCCGCCCTGGAAAACGCATTGCTCGACCTGCTGGCCAAGCGCCGCGGCCTGCCGCTGCATGAGCTGCTCGGCTTCCCGGCCAGGCGCATCATGTCGGGCATTTCGATCGGCATCGAGGAAACGGTCGAAAAGCTCCTGGAAAAAGTGGCCGAAGCCGTCGACAGCGGCTACCACCGCGTCAAGATGAAGATCCAGCAAGGGAAAGACGTGGAATGGGTGGAGGCGGTGCGCCGGCGCTTTCTCGATCTGGCGCTGATGGCCGACGCCAACGGCGACTACACCCTGGCCGACGCCGCGCGCTTGGCCCGCCTCGACGGATTCGGACTGACCATGATCGAACAGCCCCTGTCCTACCACGACATCTACCAGCATTCGCTGCTGCAGGCGAAGCTGCGCACCGCCCTCTGCCTCGACGAATCGATCCACGACTGCGCCGACGCCGAAGCCGCCATCGCTTTGAAGAGCTGCCGGGTGATCAACATCAAGCAGGGCCGCGTGGGCGGGATCCTGGAAGCGGTGAAAATGGCCCGCCTGTGCGTTGCCAGCGGCATCCCGGCCTGGTCGGGCGGCATGGATGAAACCGGCATCGGCCGGGCGCTGAACATCCAGCTGCAAACCGCCCCGGGTTTTACCCTTCCCGGCGACACCTCCGAGACCAGCCGCTACTTCCATGAAGACATCGTCGAACCGGGAGTGACGTTGGCCGCCGACGGCTTTATCGAGATCCCGCCTGGACCGGGCAGTGGGATAGAGGTAATGACCAAGCGGCTGGAGCGCTACCTGCTGAATCGCGAGCCGATCGTTTCAACCTGA